The genome window CATCGCCACCGGTAGCGCCTTTGCTCAAGCCGTGCCCACGGGTTACCCGGCTGATTATCAGAAGATCCTGGACGGCGCCAAGAAAGAAGGCAAGGTCGTGATCTATTCGACCACCGACACCAAGGCCGCCGGCCCCATCATCAAGGGCTTCGAAGCGTTGTACCCGGGCATCAAGGTCGAATACAACGACATGAACAGCACCGAGCTGTACAACCGCTACATCAGCGAACAGGCGGCGGGCGGCAGCAGCGGCGACATCGTCTGGAGCTCGTCGATGGATTCGGCGCTGAAGCTGGCCACCGACTACGCGATGCAGTACAAGTCGCCCGAAGCCGGCAAGCTGCCGGCCTGGGCCGTGTGGAAGGATTCGGCCTACGGCACCACGTATGAGCCCGCCGTATTCATCTACAACAAGCGCCTGATTCCCGCCGCTGAAGTGCCCACCACGCACGGCGCGCTGGCCAAGCTGATCGCCAGCCAACCGGACAAGTTCAAGAACAAGGTCACGACCTACGACATCGAAAAGTCGGCCGTGGGCTTCATGCTGGCGGTGCAGGACAAGGCGAACGATCCCAAGTACTTCGATACGCTCAAGGACATCGCCAAAGGCGGCCTGATCGTGCAGTCGTCCACGGGCACCATGATGGAACGCGTGTCGTCTGGCGAAAACCTGATCGGCTACAACATCCTGGGTTCGTACGCTGAAACGCGCGCCAAGACCGACCCGTCGCTGGGCGTGGCGTACCCGACCGACTACGCGCTGGTTCTGTCCCGCGTGGCGTTCATCAGCAAGAAGGCCAAGAACAAGAACGCCGCCAAGCTGTGGATGGACTACCTGCTCTCGCAGAAGGGCCAGACCATCATGGCGAATCAGGCTGACCTGGCATCGGTGCGCGACGACATCGAAGGCGACAACGATGTGGACGGCATGACCAAGAAGCTGGGCGCCTCGCTCAAGCCGATTCCGGTCAACGAAACGCTGCTGGACTACCTGGAGCAAAACAAGCGCTTGCAGTTCATCAAGGACTGGCGCGCTGCGGCAGGCAAGTAATGCCGCGCAGGTGCAGAGCAATGGGTTTGCTCTGCACCTGGCACACGCGTTGCGGGCGGCCATCGCCGCCCGTCGACCGCCCCCGGGGCGGATACGTCCTACCCGGCGGCGCGACCGTCGCGTCATTTGAGACAACAGGATTTCCCCATGCAGTCATTGCGCAGAAAATGGCAGTCCCTGCCGCGCGGCGTGGTGGTGTTGATCACGGCACTGGCCATCTATGTGCCGCTGTCGTTCATCATCATTCAGAGCTTTCTCTCGGCGCCCTTCTTTTCCCCGTCCAAGGTCTTCAGCCTGGATGCATTCCGCTTCATTTTTGCGGACCCCGATTTTTATAAGGCGCTGAAAAGCGGCTTCATTCTTGCCTTTGGCCTGGCCATCATTGCCATTCCATTAGGCGGCATGCTGGCATTCCTGATGATCCGCACGGACCTGCCCGGCCGCCGCTGGATCGAGCCGATGATCCTGGTGCCGGTGTTCGTGTCGCCTATGGTGCTGGGCTTTGGCTACGTGGTGGCTGCCGGTCCCGTCGGCTTTTTTTCGATCTGGGCGCAGAACATCCTGGGTTTTGTGCCCTGGAACGTTTATTCGCTGACCAGCATCGTCATCATCGCCGGCCTGACGCACGTGCCGCACGCCTATCTGTACATCTCGTCGGCGCTGCGCAGCATGGGTTCGGACGTTGAAGAAGCCGCCCGCGTCACCGGCGCGTCGCCGTTGCGCGTGATGGTGTCGGTCAGCCTGCCGATGGTTCGTCCGGCCATGCTGTACGCCACCGTGCTGCTGTTCTTCCTGGGACTGGAAGTGTTCGGTCTGGTGCTGGTGCTGGGTGATCCGGAAGGCAACCTCGTGCTGGCGACTTACTTGTACAAGTTGACCAACAAGCTGGGTATCCCGTCGTATCACCTGATGGCCGCGGTTGCGGTGGTGTTGATCTGCATGACGATTC of Achromobacter seleniivolatilans contains these proteins:
- a CDS encoding ABC transporter substrate-binding protein, whose amino-acid sequence is MLAKSQLAAACAAAFAIATGSAFAQAVPTGYPADYQKILDGAKKEGKVVIYSTTDTKAAGPIIKGFEALYPGIKVEYNDMNSTELYNRYISEQAAGGSSGDIVWSSSMDSALKLATDYAMQYKSPEAGKLPAWAVWKDSAYGTTYEPAVFIYNKRLIPAAEVPTTHGALAKLIASQPDKFKNKVTTYDIEKSAVGFMLAVQDKANDPKYFDTLKDIAKGGLIVQSSTGTMMERVSSGENLIGYNILGSYAETRAKTDPSLGVAYPTDYALVLSRVAFISKKAKNKNAAKLWMDYLLSQKGQTIMANQADLASVRDDIEGDNDVDGMTKKLGASLKPIPVNETLLDYLEQNKRLQFIKDWRAAAGK